From Cellulomonas chengniuliangii, the proteins below share one genomic window:
- the efp gene encoding elongation factor P: protein MATTNDLKNGTVLKIDGQLWTVVEFQHVKPGKGGAFVRTKLKNVLSGKVVDKTFNAGLKVETANVDKRDMQYLYKDGSDFVFMDTDTFDQMPVSEAVVGDAANFLLENQNAMVATNEGVPLYVELPPSVVLEITYTEPGLQGDRSTGGTKPATVQTGYEIQVPLFLEAGTRVKVDTRDGSYLGRVND, encoded by the coding sequence GTGGCCACCACCAACGACCTCAAGAACGGCACCGTGCTGAAGATCGACGGGCAGCTCTGGACTGTCGTCGAGTTCCAGCACGTGAAGCCCGGCAAGGGTGGGGCGTTCGTCCGCACCAAGCTGAAGAACGTGCTCTCGGGCAAGGTCGTCGACAAGACGTTCAACGCCGGCCTGAAGGTCGAGACGGCGAACGTCGACAAGCGCGACATGCAGTACCTGTACAAGGACGGCTCGGACTTCGTCTTCATGGACACCGACACGTTCGACCAGATGCCCGTGTCGGAGGCAGTCGTCGGCGACGCCGCGAACTTCCTGCTCGAGAACCAGAACGCCATGGTCGCCACGAACGAGGGCGTCCCGCTGTACGTCGAGCTGCCCCCGTCCGTGGTCCTGGAGATCACCTACACCGAGCCCGGCCTGCAGGGCGACCGCTCCACCGGCGGCACGAAGCCCGCGACGGTGCAGACCGGCTACGAGATCCAGGTCCCGCTGTTCCTCGAGGCCGGCACCAGGGTCAAGGTGGACACCCGCGACGGGAGCTACCTCGGCCGCGTGAACGACTGA
- the aspA gene encoding aspartate ammonia-lyase, whose amino-acid sequence MNTRIEEDLLGTKEVPEEAYYGVHTVRALENFRISPTAISDSPDFVRAMVMVKKACALTNKEMRTLPADIADAIVVACDEVLVAGRCLDQFPIDAFQGGAGTSVNMNTNEVIANLALEHLGLPKGRYDVVNPNDHVNKSQSTNDAYPTGFRIAVYTVVEQLKTEIESLAESFEAKAKEFDSVLKMGRTQLQDAVPMTLGQEFGAFAILVREEIRNLTYQTQLVLEVNLGATAIGTGLNTPTGYAPRAVENLALVSGLPVVPSENLIEATSDTGAYISVHAALKRVAAKVGMICNDLRLLSSGPRAGLNEINLPEMQAGSSIMPAKVNPVIPEVVNQVCFKVVGNDMTVTMAAEAGQLQLNVMEPVIAQSIFESVSLLRNAISALRRLCVDGITANADVCMNYVLNSIGIVTFLNPLIGHHNGDLVGKECARSGRNVREVVLEMGLLDEATLDDVLSPENLMCPQFRGALYGPDSDNKTVVAAR is encoded by the coding sequence ATGAACACACGGATCGAAGAAGATCTGCTCGGGACCAAGGAAGTTCCCGAAGAGGCGTACTACGGCGTCCACACCGTGCGGGCTCTGGAGAACTTCCGGATCAGCCCCACCGCGATCAGCGACTCGCCGGACTTCGTCCGGGCGATGGTCATGGTGAAGAAGGCGTGCGCGCTGACCAACAAGGAGATGCGGACGCTTCCGGCGGACATCGCGGACGCCATCGTGGTGGCCTGCGACGAGGTTCTGGTCGCGGGCCGTTGCCTGGACCAGTTCCCGATCGACGCCTTCCAGGGCGGCGCAGGGACCTCGGTGAACATGAACACGAACGAGGTCATCGCGAACCTGGCGCTCGAGCACCTGGGCCTGCCCAAGGGGCGCTATGACGTCGTGAACCCGAACGACCACGTCAACAAGAGCCAGTCGACGAACGACGCGTACCCGACGGGCTTCCGCATCGCGGTGTACACCGTCGTCGAGCAACTGAAGACCGAGATCGAGAGCCTCGCCGAGTCATTCGAAGCGAAGGCGAAGGAGTTCGACTCCGTCCTGAAGATGGGGCGCACCCAGCTGCAGGACGCCGTGCCCATGACGCTCGGCCAGGAGTTCGGGGCCTTTGCGATCCTGGTCCGCGAGGAGATCCGCAACCTCACCTACCAGACGCAGCTCGTGCTCGAGGTGAACCTTGGCGCGACGGCCATCGGGACGGGGCTCAACACCCCGACCGGATATGCGCCCCGGGCAGTGGAGAACCTCGCCCTCGTCAGCGGGCTGCCCGTCGTACCGTCCGAGAACTTGATCGAGGCGACGTCGGACACCGGTGCCTACATCTCCGTGCACGCCGCTCTCAAGCGCGTGGCCGCCAAGGTCGGGATGATCTGCAACGACCTGCGTCTGCTCTCCTCGGGTCCTCGTGCCGGACTGAACGAGATCAACCTTCCGGAGATGCAGGCCGGATCCTCGATCATGCCGGCGAAGGTGAACCCGGTGATCCCCGAGGTCGTCAACCAGGTGTGCTTCAAGGTCGTCGGCAACGACATGACCGTCACCATGGCGGCCGAGGCTGGTCAGCTCCAGCTGAACGTCATGGAACCCGTGATCGCGCAGAGCATCTTCGAGTCCGTCTCGCTGCTGCGCAACGCCATCTCGGCCCTTCGCCGCCTGTGCGTGGATGGAATCACCGCCAATGCGGACGTCTGCATGAACTACGTCCTCAACTCCATTGGCATCGTGACATTCCTCAACCCGCTGATCGGGCACCACAACGGCGACCTGGTAGGTAAGGAGTGCGCCCGTTCCGGGCGCAACGTCCGCGAGGTCGTGCTCGAGATGGGTCTGCTCGATGAAGCGACCCTCGACGACGTGCTCTCTCCGGAGAATCTGATGTGCCCGCAATTCCGCGGTGCGCTGTACGGCCCCGATTCTGACAACAAGACGGTGGTGGCGGCACGATGA
- a CDS encoding succinate dehydrogenase/fumarate reductase iron-sulfur subunit: protein MKLTLDVWRQDNPAGPGRLETYEVLDATAEMSVVELLDRLNEQLVESGADPIAFESDCREGICGACGVTVDERPHGAQPNTPSCHQRLARYSDGDRIRIEPLRSAAYPVIRDLVVDRSALDRVITAGGHVAIAAGTAPDADAAALDFAAAEMALDFAACIGCGACVAACPNGAAHLFVGSKLAHLAALPTTKAERGRRARAMITEMELDFGPCSSYGECADVCPAGIPLTAIAAVNKERLRAVLHRGND from the coding sequence ATGAAGCTGACCTTGGACGTGTGGCGGCAGGACAACCCGGCCGGGCCCGGCCGCCTCGAGACCTACGAGGTGCTGGACGCCACCGCAGAGATGAGTGTCGTCGAGCTCCTCGACCGCCTCAACGAGCAGCTCGTGGAGTCCGGCGCGGACCCGATCGCCTTCGAGTCCGACTGCCGCGAGGGCATCTGCGGGGCCTGCGGCGTCACTGTGGACGAGCGCCCGCACGGCGCTCAGCCGAACACCCCGTCGTGCCACCAGCGGCTCGCGAGGTACTCCGACGGGGACCGGATCCGCATCGAACCGCTGCGTTCGGCCGCCTACCCCGTCATCCGCGACCTTGTCGTGGACCGCAGCGCTCTGGACCGCGTGATCACCGCCGGCGGGCACGTCGCCATCGCCGCTGGCACCGCTCCCGATGCCGACGCCGCAGCCCTGGACTTCGCCGCGGCCGAGATGGCCCTCGACTTCGCCGCCTGCATCGGCTGCGGCGCCTGTGTGGCTGCCTGCCCCAACGGCGCCGCGCACCTGTTCGTCGGCTCCAAGCTCGCCCACCTGGCGGCGCTGCCCACGACCAAGGCGGAACGAGGCCGTCGCGCCCGAGCCATGATCACGGAGATGGAGCTCGATTTCGGTCCGTGCTCGTCCTACGGGGAATGCGCCGACGTGTGCCCCGCCGGTATTCCGCTGACAGCGATCGCCGCCGTCAACAAGGAACGGTTGCGCGCCGTGCTGCACCGCGGCAACGACTGA
- a CDS encoding MarR family transcriptional regulator, which translates to MFVVTIDQQGSRRVGDRVDELLATLRARGDLYRGSAGVAAPFERTVGDEVQCVLVDPALAVDVTLAVLRLKGWSVGIGAGPVDEPLPASSRAGSGPAFILARDAVEQAKSRLRVVPLVVHGHHEARAREAEAVLVLLGATLQRRTPAGWEVVDAVERSGETRQDEIARRIGVSQQAVSQRLRTALWAEEQAARPVAARLLAAAAVDG; encoded by the coding sequence ATGTTCGTCGTGACGATCGACCAGCAGGGCAGTCGCCGGGTGGGTGACCGCGTCGACGAGCTCCTCGCCACGCTCCGGGCGCGGGGCGACCTGTATCGAGGCTCGGCGGGCGTCGCCGCGCCGTTCGAGCGGACGGTCGGCGACGAGGTCCAGTGCGTCCTCGTCGACCCCGCACTCGCCGTGGATGTCACCCTCGCCGTCCTGCGTCTGAAGGGGTGGAGCGTCGGCATCGGCGCGGGCCCGGTGGACGAGCCGCTGCCCGCGTCGTCCCGAGCCGGTTCTGGGCCTGCGTTCATCCTCGCGCGCGACGCCGTCGAGCAGGCCAAGAGCCGGCTGAGGGTGGTGCCGCTGGTCGTGCACGGGCACCACGAGGCGCGGGCCCGCGAGGCAGAGGCCGTGCTCGTGCTGCTCGGGGCCACCCTGCAACGTCGCACGCCGGCCGGATGGGAGGTCGTGGACGCCGTCGAGCGCTCCGGCGAGACCCGGCAGGACGAGATCGCCCGCCGGATCGGCGTCTCGCAGCAGGCCGTCAGCCAGCGCCTGCGCACGGCGCTCTGGGCCGAGGAGCAGGCCGCTCGGCCCGTCGCCGCGCGGTTGCTCGCCGCGGCGGCTGTCGACGGCTAG
- a CDS encoding succinate dehydrogenase cytochrome b subunit, which produces MPSPITPGAEAGPATLPGSDPAALATGRVTNARIRKAPAVPSWVLKVVMAVTGTIFALFLLVHMFGNLKVFTGAEHFNEYAHWLHTILEPFLPWNGVLWILRVVLGASFVAHVVAAVLLKRRARASRGKVARKRMPLKTFAGRNMLVTGIVLFAFVGFHLMDLTIGTTGVAPETYTAGTTEASFAYQNLIASFQRPASSAFYIVALLTLFLHLAHGLVTVVHDLGMTGKRLRAVAFAVGGAMALAILLGNILIPIAVLTGIVK; this is translated from the coding sequence ATGCCGTCCCCAATCACCCCCGGCGCAGAGGCCGGGCCCGCCACCCTTCCAGGCTCCGACCCCGCGGCCCTGGCCACCGGCCGCGTCACGAACGCTCGCATCCGGAAGGCCCCCGCGGTCCCGTCGTGGGTGCTCAAGGTCGTGATGGCCGTGACCGGCACCATCTTCGCGCTGTTCCTTTTGGTGCACATGTTCGGCAACCTCAAGGTTTTTACCGGCGCAGAACATTTTAATGAGTATGCGCATTGGCTGCACACGATCCTGGAGCCGTTCCTCCCGTGGAATGGCGTCCTGTGGATCCTGCGGGTCGTCCTGGGCGCCTCCTTCGTGGCGCACGTCGTCGCCGCCGTCCTGCTCAAAAGACGCGCCCGCGCCTCCCGCGGGAAAGTCGCCCGTAAGCGCATGCCGCTCAAGACCTTCGCCGGACGCAACATGCTCGTCACCGGCATCGTGCTCTTCGCCTTCGTCGGGTTCCACCTGATGGATCTCACCATCGGGACCACCGGCGTCGCGCCCGAGACCTACACCGCCGGGACCACGGAGGCGTCCTTCGCCTACCAGAACCTCATCGCGAGCTTCCAGCGCCCGGCCTCCTCGGCCTTCTACATCGTCGCGTTGCTCACGCTGTTCCTGCACCTGGCCCACGGCCTGGTCACCGTCGTGCACGACCTCGGCATGACCGGCAAGCGCCTCCGCGCGGTCGCCTTCGCCGTGGGCGGGGCGATGGCCCTGGCGATCCTGCTCGGCAACATCCTCATTCCCATCGCCGTACTCACCGGGATCGTGAAATGA
- a CDS encoding anaerobic C4-dicarboxylate transporter has protein sequence MMMALQFAVVLAAIFFGARIGGIGIGFAGGLGVLVLAALGVTPGAMPLDVISIIMSVIVAIAAMQIAGGMDYLVDLADRILRKNPKHLTFLAPIITFLMTMMAGTGHTAFSTMPVITEVAKENNIRPSRPLSIAVVASQIAITASPISAAVVFMASLLESEGTGVDYIQLLAVAIPSTFLAVMCTAAIMIAFDKIRGNSALDTHPEYQRRMAAGTVTVAAKEQRVLKPGAKRSVLIFLIGLVAVMTYATLISDKVGLIAEPVMPRDAAIISIMLSIAAIIVLVCKVPTADILGASTFKSGMSAAICVLGVAWLGTTFVHAHEEAIMASASDLLNGFPWMLAVVLALASALLYSQAATTKALMPTALLIGVGPAAAVAAFPAVSALFILPTYPTLLAAVEMDDTGTTQIGKYVFNHPFLVPGVINIALAVGFGFLFSSFLI, from the coding sequence ATGATGATGGCACTTCAGTTCGCTGTTGTTCTAGCAGCGATCTTCTTCGGCGCAAGGATTGGCGGGATCGGCATCGGTTTCGCCGGTGGCCTCGGCGTCCTTGTGCTTGCTGCGCTCGGGGTAACCCCGGGCGCCATGCCGCTCGACGTGATCTCGATCATCATGAGCGTGATTGTGGCAATCGCCGCGATGCAGATTGCCGGCGGTATGGACTACCTGGTCGACCTGGCCGACCGGATCCTGCGCAAGAATCCCAAGCACCTGACCTTCCTCGCGCCGATCATCACCTTCCTGATGACGATGATGGCGGGCACCGGTCACACAGCGTTCTCCACCATGCCTGTCATCACCGAGGTCGCGAAGGAGAACAACATCCGGCCGAGCCGGCCGTTGTCGATCGCCGTCGTCGCCTCGCAGATCGCGATCACCGCGTCACCGATCTCCGCCGCGGTGGTCTTCATGGCGTCGCTCCTTGAGAGCGAGGGCACCGGGGTCGACTACATCCAGCTGCTAGCCGTCGCGATCCCGTCCACCTTCCTCGCGGTGATGTGCACGGCCGCGATCATGATCGCGTTCGACAAGATTCGGGGCAACTCGGCGCTGGACACGCACCCCGAGTACCAGCGCCGGATGGCGGCCGGTACGGTCACCGTCGCGGCCAAGGAACAGCGTGTGCTGAAGCCGGGCGCCAAGCGTTCGGTGCTGATCTTCCTCATCGGTCTCGTGGCGGTCATGACCTACGCCACCCTGATCTCGGACAAGGTCGGCCTCATCGCCGAGCCCGTCATGCCGCGCGACGCAGCCATCATTTCGATCATGCTCAGCATCGCGGCCATCATCGTCCTGGTGTGCAAGGTCCCGACCGCCGACATCCTCGGCGCCTCGACCTTCAAGTCCGGCATGAGCGCCGCCATCTGCGTGCTGGGTGTCGCCTGGCTCGGGACGACCTTCGTCCACGCGCACGAGGAGGCCATCATGGCGTCCGCGTCCGACCTCCTGAACGGCTTCCCGTGGATGCTCGCGGTGGTCCTGGCGCTCGCCTCCGCACTGCTCTACTCGCAGGCGGCCACCACCAAGGCCCTCATGCCGACCGCGCTCCTCATCGGAGTTGGACCAGCCGCAGCGGTCGCTGCGTTCCCCGCGGTGTCTGCGCTGTTCATCCTCCCGACCTACCCGACGCTGCTCGCGGCGGTCGAGATGGACGACACGGGCACGACGCAGATCGGCAAGTACGTCTTCAACCACCCGTTCCTGGTGCCGGGAGTCATCAACATCGCCCTCGCGGTGGGGTTCGGCTTCCTGTTCAGCTCGTTCTTGATCTGA
- a CDS encoding putative bifunctional diguanylate cyclase/phosphodiesterase, whose translation MGISAPTWAALVQFSAAGLVGGFCVLHWVWWRGQLRRAGAAWTLVWSAALALLFLANGLLAVLPAGEVLPFVRAQLLAAAVVLALPATRAYASGPPVRHYVIAACVLYALRAGLWVSTDLVVTHDGASPVPGPLDTVTFLVPVTLVGVYVVVAVGKARLTPVGAALLAVSSLSTAVLVLSFLVTDPSLRETLTSTWAIPLCIGLEALALHRLRRAQWEADRQNSMRDAVARISNAAWFLKDPEALLLRAREEARQVLGDPTIEGSLRNLPRGRFVTELFPDEGRSLDARERAFLMDLAQIVSAHAERTELAHQLARAAFTDSLTALPNRHALDEHLAGALDQAEVERTRVAVVYCDLDHFKQANDHHGHAWGDALLVQVADHLRSQVPAGSNVARLGGDEFVAVISRAPSDDALRELGLRLRNGFTGPGATTNAPRLTVGIAAWEPGEPRDAEALLRHADTAMLEAKRTRVGVLLFDRPLRRRVQSETRLRRALDAGIADKEFATHFQPIVDARTLEVVELEALARWSHRGTMLQPAEWLPLAEESGLIIPIGEALMASARSGYDRFQLPIAVNVAARQISEPDFLAQVGRAWGDSDWVRLTIEVTESALLADDAAATLKLEALRERGVRIALDDFGTGYSSLSRLATLPVDILKIDQSFVREIGTQRGLAVLRAIVGLAEAHELEVIAEGVEQASQLTALVELGVSRVQGNLLGRAAPGLPVRGPRPRRHGALGAH comes from the coding sequence ATGGGGATCTCAGCGCCGACGTGGGCGGCGCTCGTCCAGTTCTCCGCCGCCGGGCTGGTGGGCGGCTTCTGCGTGCTGCACTGGGTGTGGTGGCGCGGACAGCTCCGCCGCGCCGGCGCCGCGTGGACGCTGGTCTGGTCGGCGGCCCTGGCCCTGCTGTTCCTCGCCAACGGCCTGCTCGCGGTGCTGCCAGCCGGCGAGGTCCTGCCCTTCGTGCGCGCCCAGCTGCTCGCCGCGGCCGTGGTCCTGGCCCTGCCGGCCACCCGCGCGTACGCGTCGGGGCCTCCCGTCCGCCACTACGTCATCGCGGCATGTGTGCTCTACGCCCTCCGGGCCGGCCTGTGGGTGTCGACGGATCTCGTGGTGACCCACGACGGCGCCTCCCCCGTCCCCGGGCCGCTCGACACGGTGACATTCCTCGTCCCCGTGACCCTGGTCGGCGTCTATGTCGTCGTGGCCGTCGGCAAGGCGCGACTCACCCCGGTTGGCGCCGCCCTGCTGGCCGTCTCGTCCTTGTCCACCGCGGTGCTGGTGCTCTCCTTCCTCGTGACCGACCCGTCGCTGCGCGAGACGCTCACCAGCACCTGGGCGATCCCGCTCTGCATCGGCCTCGAGGCGCTCGCGCTGCACCGGCTGCGACGAGCGCAATGGGAGGCCGACCGGCAGAACAGCATGCGCGACGCGGTGGCCCGCATCTCCAACGCCGCCTGGTTCCTCAAAGACCCCGAGGCGCTCCTGCTGCGGGCCCGCGAGGAGGCGCGCCAGGTCCTCGGCGACCCCACCATCGAGGGCTCGTTGCGCAACCTCCCGCGCGGCCGGTTCGTCACCGAGCTCTTCCCCGACGAGGGACGCTCCCTCGACGCCCGTGAGCGCGCGTTCCTGATGGACCTCGCCCAGATCGTCTCGGCCCACGCCGAGCGCACCGAGCTGGCCCACCAGCTCGCGCGCGCCGCGTTCACCGACTCGCTCACGGCCCTGCCGAACCGGCACGCGCTGGACGAGCACCTCGCGGGCGCCCTGGACCAGGCCGAGGTCGAGCGCACCCGCGTCGCGGTCGTGTACTGCGACCTCGACCACTTCAAGCAGGCGAACGACCACCACGGACACGCCTGGGGCGACGCGCTCCTCGTCCAGGTGGCCGACCACCTGCGCTCGCAGGTGCCCGCGGGCTCCAACGTGGCCCGGCTCGGCGGGGACGAGTTCGTGGCGGTCATCTCTCGGGCGCCGTCGGACGACGCGCTGCGCGAGCTCGGTCTCCGCCTGCGCAACGGGTTCACCGGGCCAGGCGCGACCACCAACGCCCCGAGGCTGACCGTCGGCATCGCCGCGTGGGAGCCCGGCGAGCCCCGTGACGCCGAGGCGCTGCTGCGGCACGCCGACACCGCCATGCTCGAGGCGAAGCGGACCCGCGTGGGTGTGCTCCTGTTCGACCGCCCGCTCCGCCGCCGCGTCCAGTCGGAGACCCGGCTGCGCCGCGCGCTCGACGCCGGCATCGCCGACAAGGAGTTCGCCACCCACTTCCAGCCCATCGTCGACGCGCGCACGCTCGAGGTGGTGGAGCTCGAGGCACTCGCCCGGTGGTCGCACCGGGGCACGATGCTGCAGCCCGCCGAGTGGCTCCCACTCGCCGAGGAGTCGGGGCTCATCATCCCCATCGGGGAGGCGCTCATGGCGAGCGCCCGGTCGGGGTACGACCGCTTCCAGCTGCCCATCGCCGTCAACGTCGCGGCCCGGCAGATCTCCGAGCCTGACTTCCTCGCACAGGTCGGCCGGGCGTGGGGCGACAGCGACTGGGTGCGCCTGACGATCGAGGTCACCGAGAGCGCCCTGCTGGCCGACGACGCCGCCGCGACCCTCAAGCTGGAGGCGCTGCGGGAGCGCGGCGTCCGGATCGCCCTCGACGACTTCGGCACCGGCTACAGCTCGCTGTCACGCCTGGCGACCCTGCCCGTGGACATCCTCAAGATCGACCAGTCGTTCGTCCGTGAGATCGGCACCCAGCGGGGCCTCGCGGTGCTGCGGGCGATCGTCGGCCTCGCCGAGGCGCACGAGCTCGAGGTGATCGCCGAGGGCGTGGAGCAGGCCTCCCAGCTCACTGCCCTCGTCGAGCTGGGCGTCTCCCGGGTGCAGGGCAACCTCCTCGGCCGCGCCGCGCCGGGGCTGCCCGTGCGAGGTCCGCGGCCGCGCCGCCACGGGGCCCTCGGCGCCCATTGA
- a CDS encoding fumarate reductase/succinate dehydrogenase flavoprotein subunit — protein MTTTASSAPETYDTPASRVPGVTTGDVLDGRVPDGSPATAWARRKLAYKLVNPANRRKFKIIVVGTGLAGSGAAAALGELGYDVHSFTYHDAPRRAHSVAAQGGINAARARKVDNDSIERFVTDTVKGGDFRGREVDAFRLGEESVRVIDHLNAIGAPFAREYGGALATRSFGGVQVSRTYYTRGQTGQQLQVASAQALLRQVDAGTVTLRTRHEMLDLIIDDGRARGVIMRNLLTGEITSHTADAVVLATGGYGNVFYFSTLAKNSNASAAWRATQRGALFASPSFIQFHPTALPVSSRWQSKTILMSESLRNDGRIWVPLAPGDERAPNDIPEGERDYYLERRYPTFGNLTPRDVASRNASEQITAGRGVGPLKNSVYLDFRDAIARLGAAKIAERYGNLFEMYTHATGEDPYKVPMRIAPGAHFTMGGLWSDYNQMTSIPGLFVGGEAGWGYHGANRLGANSLLSACVDGWFTLPYSIPNYLAPLLGQPRLADDGPAAREALARARSRVDSLLAVDGQHGPTYFHRLLGDILYAGCGVHRTAETLTTAITAIRELRERFWTELRVAGTGDHLNQELERAGRVADYLELAELMCVDALDREESCGAHFRGEHQVDGEAARDDELWAFVSAWEAPGDGTFVRHHEPLSFDAVPLQKRNYR, from the coding sequence ATGACCACCACAGCATCCAGCGCCCCCGAGACCTACGACACGCCTGCCTCCCGGGTCCCCGGCGTCACCACCGGCGACGTCCTCGACGGCCGCGTCCCGGACGGCTCACCGGCGACCGCCTGGGCCCGCCGCAAGCTCGCCTACAAGCTCGTCAACCCGGCCAACCGCCGCAAGTTCAAGATCATCGTGGTCGGCACGGGCCTTGCCGGGTCCGGCGCCGCCGCGGCGTTGGGCGAGCTGGGCTACGACGTGCACTCCTTCACGTATCACGACGCGCCACGTCGGGCACACTCGGTCGCCGCGCAGGGCGGCATCAACGCCGCCCGTGCCCGCAAGGTCGACAACGACTCGATCGAGCGCTTCGTCACCGACACCGTCAAGGGCGGGGACTTCCGCGGCCGCGAGGTCGACGCCTTCCGCCTCGGCGAAGAGTCCGTCCGCGTGATCGACCACCTGAACGCGATCGGGGCGCCCTTCGCCCGCGAGTACGGCGGCGCGCTGGCCACCCGCTCCTTCGGCGGCGTCCAGGTCTCGCGCACCTACTACACCCGCGGCCAGACCGGCCAGCAGCTCCAGGTCGCCAGCGCCCAGGCGCTCCTGCGCCAGGTCGATGCCGGCACGGTCACCCTGCGCACCCGCCACGAGATGCTCGACCTCATCATCGACGACGGCCGCGCACGTGGCGTCATCATGCGCAACCTGCTCACCGGGGAGATCACGTCCCACACGGCCGACGCCGTCGTTCTGGCCACCGGTGGCTACGGGAACGTCTTCTACTTCTCCACCCTGGCCAAGAACTCCAACGCCTCGGCCGCGTGGCGCGCGACTCAGCGCGGGGCGCTCTTCGCTTCCCCGTCCTTCATCCAGTTCCACCCGACCGCGCTGCCGGTGAGCTCACGGTGGCAGTCCAAGACGATCCTCATGAGCGAGTCGCTGCGCAACGACGGCCGCATCTGGGTGCCGCTGGCTCCCGGCGACGAGCGCGCCCCGAACGACATTCCCGAGGGCGAGCGCGACTACTACCTCGAGCGCCGGTACCCCACCTTCGGCAACCTCACCCCCCGCGACGTCGCCTCGCGCAACGCGAGCGAACAGATCACCGCGGGGCGGGGCGTCGGGCCGCTCAAGAACAGCGTCTACCTCGACTTCCGCGACGCGATCGCCCGACTGGGCGCGGCGAAGATCGCCGAGCGCTACGGCAACCTCTTCGAGATGTATACCCACGCCACCGGCGAGGACCCGTACAAGGTGCCGATGCGCATCGCCCCCGGGGCGCACTTCACGATGGGTGGGCTGTGGTCCGACTACAACCAGATGACCTCCATCCCGGGCCTGTTCGTGGGCGGTGAGGCCGGATGGGGGTACCACGGCGCCAACCGCCTCGGTGCGAACTCGCTGCTCTCCGCGTGCGTGGACGGCTGGTTCACCCTCCCCTACTCCATCCCCAACTACCTCGCCCCGTTGCTCGGCCAGCCTCGCCTTGCCGACGACGGGCCCGCCGCACGCGAGGCCCTCGCCCGGGCGCGGAGCCGGGTCGACTCCCTGCTGGCGGTCGACGGCCAGCACGGCCCGACCTACTTCCACCGGCTGCTCGGGGACATCCTCTACGCCGGCTGCGGGGTCCATCGCACCGCCGAGACGCTGACCACGGCGATCACGGCGATCCGCGAGCTGCGGGAGCGGTTCTGGACCGAGCTGCGCGTGGCGGGGACCGGGGACCACCTCAACCAGGAGCTCGAACGGGCCGGCCGAGTCGCCGACTACCTCGAGCTCGCCGAGCTCATGTGCGTCGACGCCCTTGACCGGGAGGAGTCCTGCGGAGCGCACTTCCGCGGCGAGCACCAGGTCGACGGCGAGGCCGCCCGTGACGACGAGCTCTGGGCCTTCGTCTCCGCGTGGGAGGCGCCCGGCGACGGGACCTTCGTGCGCCACCACGAGCCGCTGAGCTTCGATGCCGTCCCGTTGCAGAAGAGGAACTACCGATGA
- the nusB gene encoding transcription antitermination factor NusB, whose protein sequence is MGARTKARKRAIDVLFEAEQRRIDPVTLLAQRIAEPGTEAALPQYSVDLVEGVAAHRARIDELISTHAHGWTIDRMPAVDRALVRLGIWEVLYNDDVPDAVAVDEAVELARSLSTDDSPTFINGLLGRIVDLKPTLLA, encoded by the coding sequence ATGGGCGCCCGCACCAAAGCCCGCAAGCGGGCGATCGACGTCCTCTTCGAGGCCGAGCAGCGCCGTATCGACCCGGTGACGCTCCTCGCGCAGCGGATCGCGGAGCCGGGCACTGAGGCAGCCCTCCCGCAGTACTCGGTGGACCTGGTCGAGGGAGTCGCCGCCCACCGGGCGCGCATCGACGAGCTGATCTCGACGCACGCGCACGGCTGGACGATCGACCGGATGCCCGCCGTGGACCGCGCGCTGGTCCGGCTGGGCATCTGGGAGGTGCTCTACAACGACGACGTCCCTGACGCCGTCGCCGTGGACGAGGCGGTCGAGCTGGCCCGGTCCCTGTCGACCGACGACTCGCCGACGTTCATCAACGGGCTGCTGGGCCGCATCGTCGACCTGAAGCCGACCCTGCTGGCCTGA